A single Paenibacillus kribbensis DNA region contains:
- a CDS encoding stalk domain-containing protein, whose protein sequence is MRKTGIIVLAAAMVCGAIAGTTLNNVSKAVAAETATDVITNNSWKTAKIMDVVDRDNYLLDDGSLWRKSIDGPVIEKLNLKGITGSKNESLGYYGWTQDGRVANWDNISDHATVASQSSGVKEITGEGLAIKNDGTVSWGRTKIEGISDAIDGDKISTYFTVLTRSGDVWYSTGYTGSKPRKIGHVDHALDIKMSTAYAAVLKEDGHVTMLDMLTNEPPREVGSDIASILWKKGTHVLITVHQDGTVWSYDRLKKYPAVQLSGLSDVVRLVDAPDELFAQLKDGSWVGYKDGITTLLRLPALTGMALLTTSKEAAIGDSIQLNVQETYSNGYRLTRHPEASEIEVEKPQVAELQQDGSGKLKVRGIGSTAVSLRTEGIPSFFTLKVASDQTLTGAAVLNGSVYLPVQSVFKTLGGSVTVANQTFTIKLGKNNIVLQKGSSSALVNGKPVALKGKIQTVNGQVVFPGTLLSDLKLGGFKWNRDRQQGELSVGATKLVIETPETAKIIKAIDLGSLSKLIGKTYWVNNFYNAGERFGKVTVKDIEVSTDPNGVKSYEVIFQGASGVTYNTFSMVGASRIPQMLSDSDQFLTYDPYKKYQWSQAIWNKIKNNEVSLGMNTTQVQFAWGNPTVREKGTASNGTQVEAWVYGNRSLYFKAVGFVNGKVIEVWL, encoded by the coding sequence ATGAGAAAAACAGGGATAATTGTACTGGCCGCAGCGATGGTCTGTGGAGCGATAGCAGGCACTACATTAAACAACGTATCAAAAGCGGTAGCGGCAGAGACAGCGACGGATGTAATCACAAACAATTCTTGGAAAACCGCCAAAATCATGGATGTTGTCGACCGGGATAACTACCTACTGGATGACGGTTCTTTATGGAGAAAAAGTATAGATGGCCCTGTTATTGAAAAATTGAATTTGAAGGGAATTACGGGTAGCAAAAACGAAAGTCTAGGTTACTACGGATGGACTCAGGACGGAAGGGTAGCTAATTGGGATAATATTTCCGATCATGCAACAGTAGCGTCTCAGTCCTCAGGAGTTAAAGAGATTACCGGAGAGGGCTTGGCTATTAAAAACGATGGGACGGTCTCTTGGGGAAGAACAAAGATCGAGGGAATATCTGATGCCATCGACGGCGATAAGATAAGTACCTACTTTACCGTTCTGACTCGATCCGGTGATGTATGGTATTCCACAGGTTACACAGGATCCAAGCCGCGCAAGATAGGACATGTAGACCATGCGCTCGATATCAAAATGAGTACAGCGTATGCTGCGGTGCTAAAGGAAGACGGTCATGTCACGATGCTGGATATGCTGACGAATGAACCGCCGCGTGAAGTGGGAAGTGATATTGCCTCGATATTATGGAAAAAAGGCACACATGTCTTGATAACCGTACATCAGGACGGGACGGTGTGGAGCTATGATCGGCTGAAAAAGTATCCTGCGGTGCAGCTTAGCGGATTGTCTGATGTTGTGCGGCTGGTTGATGCGCCTGACGAGCTTTTTGCTCAATTAAAGGATGGTTCATGGGTCGGCTATAAGGATGGCATCACGACTCTATTGAGATTACCTGCATTAACAGGGATGGCCCTGTTGACGACCTCCAAAGAGGCTGCGATCGGTGACAGTATTCAATTGAATGTGCAGGAGACGTATTCCAATGGGTATCGACTCACACGGCATCCCGAGGCCAGTGAAATTGAAGTAGAGAAGCCTCAGGTTGCCGAGCTGCAGCAGGATGGCTCAGGCAAACTCAAAGTACGGGGCATTGGCAGCACCGCCGTATCTCTGCGGACCGAAGGTATACCATCATTTTTTACCCTGAAAGTAGCGTCTGATCAAACATTGACCGGGGCGGCTGTGCTGAACGGCAGTGTGTATTTGCCTGTGCAGTCTGTGTTCAAGACGCTGGGCGGATCGGTTACTGTGGCCAATCAGACCTTTACGATCAAGCTGGGGAAAAATAATATTGTACTCCAAAAAGGGAGTTCTTCTGCGCTGGTAAATGGCAAACCTGTTGCGCTGAAAGGCAAGATACAAACAGTCAATGGACAGGTGGTGTTCCCGGGAACATTGCTAAGCGATCTGAAGCTGGGTGGCTTCAAATGGAATCGTGATCGGCAGCAGGGGGAATTATCTGTGGGGGCAACCAAACTTGTGATCGAGACGCCGGAAACGGCAAAAATTATCAAAGCCATTGATCTGGGCAGTCTGTCCAAACTCATTGGCAAAACCTATTGGGTCAATAACTTCTATAACGCAGGAGAGCGCTTTGGCAAAGTAACCGTCAAAGATATCGAGGTCAGTACGGACCCGAATGGCGTTAAATCGTATGAGGTTATTTTTCAGGGTGCCAGTGGCGTAACTTATAACACGTTTTCCATGGTTGGAGCTTCACGCATCCCGCAAATGCTGTCCGATTCCGATCAATTCCTGACTTACGATCCCTACAAGAAATATCAATGGTCGCAAGCCATTTGGAACAAGATTAAAAATAATGAAGTCAGCTTGGGCATGAATACGACGCAAGTGCAGTTCGCATGGGGAAACCCAACAGTCAGAGAAAAGGGAACTGCTTCAAACGGAACCCAAGTCGAAGCCTGGGTATACGGCAACCGCAGTCTTTATTTTAAAGCGGTGGGTTTCGTAAATGGCAAAGTTATAGAGGTATGGCTGTAA
- a CDS encoding MFS transporter has translation MTTKSAAKKETGQSLPLQEPQAKGTVFAILIAISFVHLFNDSIQSVIPAIFPILKESMNLNYTQIGWISFAINFTASIMQPVIGLFSDKRPTPAILPIGMGFTLTGMLLLAYAPDYKAVLLAVIFVGLGSAAFHPEGSRVSHMAAGSRRGLAQSIFQVGGNAGQSLAPMLTSWIFIPLGQFGAIWFTGIAAAGIVVQSFIARWYGNVLRTEGFARKKAVARRIKPEVRNRIMFAMIVLILLVFVRSWYSTSVGSYYAFYLMEVFKMPLADAQLYIFLFLGAGALGTFFGGPLADRFGKRNMIFLSMVLAAPLALLLPYANQFWTAILLPIIGFIMLSSFSITVVYAQMLVPGKIGTVSGLITGLAFGLGGVGALVLGNWIDKLGITNIMFLCGFLPLLGILTFLLPTDKTLNRWAEENGAEV, from the coding sequence ATGACTACTAAATCTGCAGCAAAAAAAGAAACGGGCCAATCGCTCCCGCTTCAGGAGCCGCAAGCGAAAGGCACCGTTTTTGCGATTCTGATTGCGATCAGCTTCGTCCATCTATTCAATGACTCGATTCAATCGGTCATTCCTGCGATCTTTCCGATCTTGAAGGAATCCATGAACCTGAACTATACGCAGATCGGCTGGATTTCATTCGCCATTAATTTTACAGCTTCCATCATGCAGCCGGTGATTGGCTTGTTTTCGGACAAGAGACCTACGCCTGCAATCCTGCCCATCGGTATGGGCTTTACACTGACAGGTATGCTGCTCCTTGCCTATGCCCCGGATTACAAAGCGGTGCTGCTCGCGGTTATCTTCGTCGGTCTGGGCTCAGCCGCCTTTCACCCGGAAGGCTCGCGGGTATCCCATATGGCGGCTGGATCACGCCGCGGGCTAGCCCAATCCATTTTCCAGGTTGGCGGCAATGCAGGCCAGTCACTGGCACCGATGCTTACGAGCTGGATTTTTATCCCGTTAGGACAATTTGGCGCCATCTGGTTCACAGGTATTGCGGCAGCCGGGATTGTGGTTCAATCGTTCATCGCCCGCTGGTATGGCAACGTTCTGCGTACAGAAGGCTTCGCACGTAAAAAAGCGGTGGCACGCCGTATAAAGCCCGAAGTACGCAACCGCATTATGTTTGCCATGATTGTCCTCATTCTACTGGTATTTGTCCGTTCGTGGTATTCGACCTCGGTCGGAAGCTACTATGCGTTTTACCTGATGGAAGTGTTTAAAATGCCACTGGCTGATGCACAGCTGTATATTTTCCTGTTCCTCGGAGCTGGTGCGCTAGGCACCTTCTTTGGTGGACCGCTGGCAGACCGTTTTGGCAAACGGAACATGATTTTCCTGTCCATGGTACTGGCTGCGCCTCTTGCACTATTGCTGCCTTATGCCAACCAATTCTGGACAGCGATCCTGCTGCCAATTATTGGATTTATCATGTTGTCAAGCTTCTCCATTACCGTTGTATACGCGCAGATGCTCGTGCCCGGCAAAATCGGAACGGTGTCCGGTCTGATCACGGGCCTTGCTTTTGGCCTTGGCGGAGTGGGAGCGCTGGTGCTCGGCAACTGGATCGACAAATTAGGCATCACGAACATCATGTTCCTGTGTGGCTTTTTGCCGCTGCTCGGCATCTTGACCTTCCTGCTGCCTACAGATAAAACCCTGAACCGCTGGGCCGAGGAAAATGGAGCCGAAGTGTAA
- a CDS encoding EcsC family protein, with amino-acid sequence MKQVVPYRESQDLLRHELNTIEAWEKEQKDVFFWEKIGRWPFMLLDRLTPKIIKDKLEQLLNELGSFIQNGGKYLVKEETVLNKLKQTAREHITRQNGTDSDHGPESAWGLKQSAELPLTIMDQTADEIISGRVTFATAQGVTTGIGGVFTIAADIPILLGLSLKVLQEMALCYGFNPDDKQERIFIIKCMQFASSDIVGKKAVLEELALFDDPSRQAQVFSQMQGWREVVNTYRDQFGWKKLLQMVPIAGILFGSIANRSAIRDVAEAGKMLYKKRRILIRLAEAKN; translated from the coding sequence ATGAAGCAGGTTGTACCATACCGTGAAAGTCAGGACCTATTGCGTCATGAGCTGAATACTATTGAGGCGTGGGAGAAAGAGCAAAAGGACGTTTTTTTCTGGGAAAAAATCGGCAGATGGCCTTTTATGCTGCTGGATCGGCTGACGCCTAAAATCATTAAAGACAAGCTGGAGCAACTGCTTAACGAGTTGGGAAGCTTCATTCAAAACGGCGGCAAATATTTGGTGAAAGAAGAAACCGTGCTAAACAAGCTGAAACAGACAGCTCGTGAACATATCACTCGGCAAAATGGTACTGATTCGGACCACGGCCCTGAATCGGCATGGGGGCTAAAGCAGTCGGCCGAGCTACCGCTCACGATCATGGATCAGACCGCTGACGAAATAATATCAGGTCGTGTTACCTTTGCCACCGCTCAGGGAGTGACAACGGGAATTGGCGGTGTATTTACCATTGCGGCGGATATTCCTATTTTGCTCGGCTTGTCGCTCAAGGTACTTCAGGAAATGGCGCTATGCTATGGCTTCAATCCCGATGATAAGCAGGAACGCATATTTATCATTAAATGTATGCAATTCGCTTCATCCGACATCGTGGGAAAAAAGGCTGTGCTGGAGGAACTGGCCCTGTTTGATGATCCTTCGCGTCAGGCACAGGTCTTTTCCCAGATGCAGGGATGGAGAGAAGTCGTAAATACGTACCGCGACCAGTTTGGCTGGAAAAAGCTGCTTCAGATGGTCCCGATTGCGGGTATTCTGTTTGGCTCCATCGCCAATCGAAGCGCGATTCGCGACGTAGCGGAAGCAGGTAAAATGCTGTACAAAAAGCGTCGTATTCTGATACGTCTGGCTGAAGCCAAAAATTGA
- a CDS encoding GNAT family N-acetyltransferase has protein sequence MNKPTYTSQAASTTGVELVPYHCKHDAILHTFYLPEDQRQFTGMPDEMLALAKQDPHRHPVVITAAGRPVGFFILYDGDELAGYTNASEALLLRAFSIHYADQGQGYAKHGLLQLPQYISKHFPNVREVVLGVNAHNLPAQKLYLTCGFQDEGNTRMGSHGLQHILKMSLYR, from the coding sequence ATGAATAAACCCACATACACCTCACAGGCTGCTTCTACCACTGGCGTAGAGCTTGTCCCTTATCATTGTAAGCATGATGCCATTTTACATACGTTTTATTTGCCTGAGGATCAGCGGCAGTTTACCGGAATGCCGGATGAAATGCTGGCACTGGCCAAGCAAGATCCGCACCGCCATCCTGTCGTCATTACGGCTGCCGGAAGACCGGTGGGATTTTTCATTCTATACGATGGAGATGAGCTAGCGGGCTATACGAATGCTTCCGAGGCTCTATTACTACGTGCTTTCTCAATTCATTATGCAGATCAAGGACAAGGGTACGCCAAGCATGGGCTGCTTCAATTGCCCCAATATATCTCCAAACACTTCCCAAATGTTCGCGAAGTCGTACTGGGTGTCAATGCCCACAACCTGCCTGCTCAAAAACTCTACCTCACATGTGGCTTTCAAGATGAGGGCAACACCAGGATGGGCTCACACGGATTGCAGCATATTTTAAAAATGAGCCTGTATCGCTAA
- a CDS encoding Lrp/AsnC family transcriptional regulator — translation MELFVPDEIDLRILHHLIEDSSLSHKEIGLLVHLTGQAVGARVRKMEDAGIIEGYTIRWNPEKMGQTIHAFITVFLNSGTVHSTFLAFARKHPSIVEIHRVSGEGCYWMRLRMSSQSELNAMLDELTQYGNYKLSFSLGEIK, via the coding sequence ATGGAACTATTTGTGCCCGATGAGATTGACCTGCGTATTCTTCATCATCTGATTGAGGACAGCTCTTTATCCCACAAGGAGATTGGTCTGCTCGTTCATCTTACGGGTCAAGCGGTAGGAGCGCGTGTTCGGAAAATGGAGGATGCAGGCATCATCGAAGGCTATACTATACGCTGGAACCCTGAAAAAATGGGGCAGACGATTCATGCTTTTATTACGGTATTTTTGAATTCGGGAACCGTTCATAGTACTTTCCTGGCTTTCGCACGGAAGCATCCCTCTATTGTTGAGATTCATCGGGTCAGTGGTGAGGGTTGTTACTGGATGCGCTTGCGCATGTCGTCACAGTCAGAGCTTAATGCCATGCTGGATGAACTGACGCAATACGGCAATTACAAACTAAGCTTTTCGTTAGGAGAAATCAAATGA
- a CDS encoding MBL fold metallo-hydrolase gives MKITLIRNATLWLEYGGVKFLIDPMLSEPGVNPPIPNTANDRRNPLVPLPPQWETLGQPDVVIVTHLHPDHWDPAAVQWLDKQIPVFCQPGNEEQIAADGFTQVNPIWMVGSMGEIEIIRTTGHHGTGEIGEQMGPVSGFVFQAPDEPVVYLAGDTIWCSEVAKTLDEYRPDWTIVNAGGARFTVGDPIIMTAQDVTTVAQHAPYTQVVAIHMEAINHCLLTRSELAEHINREGLGKRVHIPADGATISG, from the coding sequence ATGAAAATCACACTGATCCGCAATGCAACCCTATGGCTGGAATATGGTGGAGTAAAATTTCTGATCGACCCGATGCTGAGCGAGCCTGGCGTAAATCCGCCTATTCCGAATACGGCGAATGATCGTCGCAATCCGCTGGTTCCCTTGCCTCCACAATGGGAAACGCTCGGACAGCCTGACGTTGTGATCGTTACGCATTTGCACCCGGATCATTGGGACCCGGCGGCAGTACAATGGCTGGACAAGCAAATTCCCGTCTTCTGTCAGCCCGGTAATGAAGAGCAAATTGCTGCTGACGGTTTTACACAGGTGAATCCGATTTGGATGGTTGGATCTATGGGAGAAATCGAGATCATCCGCACAACTGGACATCATGGTACCGGAGAAATCGGGGAGCAGATGGGACCCGTATCAGGCTTTGTGTTTCAAGCTCCTGATGAGCCTGTCGTCTATTTGGCCGGGGATACCATCTGGTGCAGTGAAGTTGCGAAAACACTGGACGAATACCGTCCTGACTGGACCATTGTGAACGCTGGAGGAGCGCGTTTTACAGTGGGTGATCCCATCATTATGACTGCCCAGGATGTGACAACGGTAGCGCAGCACGCCCCTTATACACAAGTCGTGGCTATCCACATGGAAGCCATCAACCATTGTCTGCTAACTCGCTCCGAGCTTGCGGAACATATCAACCGTGAAGGTTTGGGGAAGCGTGTCCATATTCCGGCGGATGGAGCGACGATTTCGGGATAA
- a CDS encoding SDR family oxidoreductase, with translation MNWQYPNYGTETQCKEVPIAFPPQHQYRQPGLEYLMVPRPIFDNPKYIGTGKLQDRVAIISGGDSGIGRAVAVAFAKEGADLVIAYLDEHRDAMETRDVIHKLGRRCLLIPGDLRYKSNCCLVVQKTMETFGRIDILINNMGVQFIRESYLDISEQQLRDTFDTNIISFFHMTTEALPYMRAGASIVNTASVTAYVGQKNLIDYASTKGAIVSFTRALANNLVDQGIRVNAIAPGPIWTPLNAATQSPKAIRTFGTNTPMKRAGQPYELAPAYVLLASDDGSFITGQTLHVNGGQMVTT, from the coding sequence ATGAATTGGCAGTATCCTAATTACGGTACAGAAACCCAATGTAAAGAAGTTCCGATTGCTTTTCCTCCCCAGCATCAATACAGACAACCGGGATTGGAATATCTGATGGTTCCACGCCCTATTTTTGATAATCCAAAGTATATCGGCACCGGAAAGCTTCAGGATCGGGTAGCGATTATTAGCGGCGGTGATAGCGGTATTGGTCGTGCGGTTGCTGTGGCTTTTGCCAAAGAAGGGGCCGACCTGGTTATTGCCTATCTTGATGAACATCGGGATGCGATGGAAACCCGCGATGTGATTCACAAGCTTGGCAGACGTTGTTTGTTAATTCCAGGCGATCTGAGGTACAAAAGCAATTGCTGTCTGGTTGTCCAAAAAACGATGGAAACCTTCGGACGTATCGATATCCTCATTAACAACATGGGGGTTCAGTTTATACGAGAATCGTATCTGGATATCAGCGAACAGCAGCTTCGTGACACGTTTGACACGAATATCATTTCCTTCTTTCATATGACCACAGAGGCACTGCCGTATATGCGAGCAGGAGCCAGCATTGTTAATACGGCTTCGGTTACAGCGTATGTCGGGCAAAAGAATTTGATCGACTATGCATCCACCAAAGGTGCGATTGTGAGTTTTACCCGCGCTCTGGCTAATAATCTGGTCGATCAGGGCATTCGCGTGAACGCCATTGCTCCCGGTCCGATCTGGACTCCGCTGAATGCCGCCACCCAGTCGCCTAAAGCTATTCGAACCTTCGGCACCAATACACCGATGAAGCGTGCCGGGCAGCCTTATGAGCTGGCCCCGGCCTATGTGCTGCTGGCTTCGGATGACGGGTCCTTTATTACAGGCCAAACGCTGCATGTCAATGGCGGACAAATGGTGACAACTTAA
- the mmsB gene encoding multiple monosaccharide ABC transporter permease gives METITKLFKNNIRQYGMMIALVVIMILFELLTGGLLLKPINITNLILQNSYILVLAIGMVLVIITGHIDLSVGSIAAFVGAVAAIMMVDWQLPAWIAVIAALVVGALIGAWQGFWVAYVRIPAFIVTLAGMLLFRGLTMIVLEGQSISPFPGGFQKISSGFLPDFASSGYNLVSIIVGIALTVWYIVNELRERRSQLKYGFEVPSQALFVLKLIVVAAVINLFTFMLASYAGIPNILVLLFILIVVYSFVMNRSVMGRHVYALGGNEKAAGLSGVKTKKVTFWVFVNMGVLAAISGLIFAARLNAATPRAGTNFELDAIAACFIGGASASGGIGTVFGAIIGGLVMGVLNNGMSLIGLGIDWQQGIKGLVLLLAVAFDIYNKNKRSA, from the coding sequence ATGGAAACCATAACTAAATTATTTAAAAATAACATCCGCCAGTATGGCATGATGATTGCACTGGTCGTTATTATGATCCTGTTCGAGCTGCTGACAGGCGGGCTGCTGTTGAAGCCGATTAATATTACGAATCTGATTTTGCAAAACAGCTACATTCTCGTACTCGCTATCGGGATGGTGCTGGTCATCATCACAGGACATATTGATTTGTCGGTCGGCTCGATTGCTGCTTTTGTCGGCGCAGTTGCCGCCATTATGATGGTCGATTGGCAGCTTCCGGCGTGGATCGCCGTGATTGCAGCTTTGGTGGTTGGGGCGCTGATTGGCGCATGGCAAGGATTCTGGGTCGCCTACGTGCGGATTCCGGCGTTTATCGTGACATTGGCGGGAATGCTGCTCTTCCGCGGATTGACGATGATTGTGCTGGAAGGCCAATCCATCTCTCCTTTTCCGGGGGGCTTCCAAAAAATCAGTTCAGGGTTCCTGCCGGATTTTGCATCCTCCGGTTATAACCTGGTATCCATCATTGTCGGCATCGCGCTCACGGTGTGGTATATCGTCAATGAGCTTCGCGAGCGCCGTTCCCAGCTTAAATACGGTTTTGAGGTTCCGTCACAGGCTTTATTTGTACTCAAGCTGATTGTGGTGGCTGCTGTCATTAATCTGTTCACCTTTATGCTTGCAAGCTATGCGGGAATTCCGAACATTCTCGTACTGCTGTTCATTCTGATTGTCGTTTACTCCTTTGTGATGAATCGCTCGGTTATGGGTCGCCATGTGTACGCACTGGGTGGAAATGAAAAGGCGGCGGGTCTGTCCGGTGTCAAAACGAAAAAAGTAACGTTCTGGGTATTCGTAAACATGGGCGTGCTGGCCGCCATTTCCGGTCTGATCTTCGCTGCACGTCTGAATGCGGCTACGCCGAGAGCAGGTACGAACTTTGAGCTGGATGCCATCGCAGCTTGCTTCATCGGCGGTGCCTCGGCATCCGGTGGGATCGGGACCGTTTTTGGAGCGATTATCGGTGGTCTGGTGATGGGCGTACTGAATAACGGCATGTCTCTGATCGGCTTGGGCATTGACTGGCAGCAAGGGATCAAAGGTCTGGTACTGTTGCTGGCGGTTGCCTTCGATATTTACAACAAAAACAAAAGATCGGCTTAG
- the mmsA gene encoding multiple monosaccharide ABC transporter ATP-binding protein, whose protein sequence is MTGIILEMKGITKTFPGVKALENVNLKIKEGEIHSLCGENGAGKSTLMKVLSGVYPHGTYEGDIIFQGKTCEFKDIKQSEELGIVIIHQELALIPYLSIAENIYLGNERASGGVIDWKETFVGTRELLAKVGLSENPNTLVTNIGVGKQQLVEIAKALSKKVKLLILDEPTAALNEDDSENLLNLMLEFKKQGISCILISHKLNEVAKVSDSITILRDGKTIETLDMKKDEVTEDRIISGMVGRDLTSRYPERHAEIGKVILEVKDWTVYHEHHAERKVLDQVNLNIRRGEIVGIAGLMGAGRTELAMSIFGKSYGRNISGQLIKDGKSIQNNTVTDAINNGFAYVTEDRKEYGLILMDDIKRNISLTGLNKLTKGVVVNEQEEVVVAEDMKKSMNIKAPSILQKTGNLSGGNQQKVVLSKWIFAGPDILILDEPTRGIDVGAKYEIYTIIHRLAAEGKGVLVISSELPEVLGLCDRIYVMNAGRITGEVSREDASQETLMRYMTKSGGVKHGNHN, encoded by the coding sequence ATGACTGGAATCATATTGGAAATGAAGGGAATTACCAAAACCTTTCCCGGCGTGAAGGCATTGGAAAATGTAAATCTCAAGATCAAGGAAGGCGAAATTCATTCTCTGTGCGGTGAGAACGGTGCGGGCAAATCGACGCTGATGAAGGTACTGAGCGGTGTATATCCGCATGGAACCTACGAAGGGGATATTATTTTCCAGGGCAAAACGTGTGAGTTCAAGGATATCAAGCAGAGCGAGGAATTGGGCATTGTCATTATCCATCAGGAGTTGGCGCTGATTCCATATCTATCGATTGCAGAAAATATTTATCTGGGCAACGAACGCGCCAGCGGCGGCGTGATTGATTGGAAAGAGACTTTTGTGGGTACACGCGAGCTGCTGGCCAAGGTCGGTTTAAGCGAAAATCCCAATACACTCGTTACGAATATCGGGGTCGGGAAGCAGCAGTTGGTCGAAATTGCGAAAGCGCTTTCCAAAAAGGTAAAGCTGCTCATCCTCGATGAACCCACGGCGGCGCTGAATGAGGATGATAGCGAAAATCTGCTTAATCTGATGCTGGAATTTAAGAAACAGGGTATTTCCTGTATTCTGATCTCCCACAAGCTGAATGAGGTTGCGAAGGTATCAGATTCCATCACGATTTTACGGGACGGGAAGACGATTGAGACGCTGGATATGAAGAAGGATGAGGTCACCGAGGACCGGATTATTAGCGGGATGGTTGGACGCGATCTGACTAGCCGTTATCCAGAGCGCCATGCAGAGATCGGCAAAGTCATTTTGGAAGTGAAGGATTGGACGGTCTATCACGAGCATCATGCGGAACGCAAGGTGCTGGATCAGGTGAATCTGAATATCCGGCGTGGTGAGATTGTCGGGATTGCCGGACTGATGGGGGCGGGACGGACCGAGCTGGCGATGAGTATTTTCGGCAAGTCGTACGGACGCAATATCTCGGGCCAACTGATCAAGGACGGCAAGTCGATCCAGAATAACACGGTCACGGACGCGATTAACAACGGATTTGCTTATGTGACGGAGGACCGCAAGGAATATGGCCTGATTCTGATGGATGATATCAAGCGCAATATTTCACTGACGGGCCTGAACAAGCTGACCAAGGGTGTTGTCGTCAATGAGCAGGAGGAAGTTGTCGTTGCCGAGGATATGAAAAAAAGCATGAACATCAAAGCGCCGAGCATTTTACAGAAAACGGGCAATCTGAGCGGCGGCAATCAGCAGAAGGTGGTACTGAGCAAATGGATTTTTGCCGGTCCGGATATTCTGATCCTCGATGAGCCGACACGTGGCATTGACGTAGGTGCCAAGTATGAAATTTACACGATTATTCACCGACTTGCTGCTGAAGGCAAGGGCGTGCTGGTCATTTCATCCGAGCTGCCAGAGGTACTAGGCTTGTGTGACCGGATTTACGTCATGAATGCAGGGCGAATCACCGGAGAGGTTAGCCGTGAGGACGCGTCGCAGGAAACGTTGATGAGATATATGACCAAGTCAGGAGGCGTGAAGCATGGAAACCATAACTAA
- the chvE gene encoding multiple monosaccharide ABC transporter substrate-binding protein, translating into MKKGAVAIWLLVLALMLSACNLAESGTGSKEKGYVGISMPTKSSERWVGDGENMVRMFQEQGYKTDLQYAEDVVENQISQIENMITKGVNVMVIASVDGNTLTDVIQKAHDRGIQVISYDRLIRNTPYLTYYATFDNFKVGVLQAAYIEQKLGLKEGKGPFNIELFGGSPDDNNAYFFFNGAMSVLKPYIDSGKLVVRSKQMTMAQIATLRWDGALAQSRMDNLLSAYYSGANLDAVLSPYDGISIGIISSLKGVGYGSANKPLPIITGQDAELASIKSIVAGEQTQTIFKDTRKLAEQTVAMANSILQGKQAQVNDTKSYNNGIKVVPAYLLDPISVDRTNVEKDIVGSHYYTKEQIGLK; encoded by the coding sequence ATGAAAAAAGGAGCTGTCGCAATATGGCTTCTGGTTTTAGCCTTAATGCTTTCGGCCTGTAATTTGGCGGAGAGTGGAACGGGCAGCAAGGAAAAAGGCTATGTGGGTATTTCCATGCCGACCAAATCGTCCGAGCGTTGGGTAGGAGACGGGGAGAATATGGTCCGGATGTTTCAGGAGCAAGGCTATAAAACGGATTTGCAGTACGCCGAGGACGTGGTGGAAAACCAAATTTCCCAAATCGAAAATATGATCACCAAGGGTGTAAATGTCATGGTAATCGCTTCGGTGGACGGAAACACGCTGACGGACGTCATCCAGAAGGCGCATGACCGGGGGATTCAGGTGATTTCCTATGACCGTCTGATTCGGAACACGCCGTATCTGACGTATTATGCAACCTTCGACAACTTTAAAGTAGGTGTGCTACAGGCGGCGTATATTGAGCAGAAGCTGGGACTCAAGGAAGGCAAAGGCCCATTCAATATCGAGCTGTTCGGTGGATCGCCGGATGACAATAACGCCTATTTCTTCTTTAACGGCGCGATGTCGGTCCTCAAGCCGTACATTGATTCAGGCAAACTGGTCGTACGCAGCAAGCAAATGACGATGGCACAGATCGCTACGCTGCGATGGGATGGAGCCTTGGCCCAGTCGCGGATGGATAATCTGCTGAGTGCCTACTATTCGGGGGCCAATCTGGACGCGGTGTTATCTCCTTATGACGGAATCAGCATTGGTATTATTTCATCTCTCAAAGGGGTTGGCTACGGATCAGCGAACAAGCCGCTGCCGATCATTACGGGGCAGGATGCGGAGCTCGCTTCGATCAAGTCGATTGTGGCCGGAGAGCAGACGCAAACCATATTCAAGGATACCCGCAAGCTGGCTGAGCAGACGGTTGCGATGGCCAACAGCATTTTACAGGGCAAGCAAGCGCAAGTGAATGACACTAAATCATACAACAACGGGATCAAAGTGGTTCCTGCTTATTTGCTTGATCCCATCTCGGTAGATCGCACGAATGTCGAAAAGGATATTGTCGGCAGCCATTATTACACCAAAGAGCAAATTGGACTGAAATAA